From one Sardina pilchardus chromosome 6, fSarPil1.1, whole genome shotgun sequence genomic stretch:
- the LOC134082061 gene encoding free fatty acid receptor 3-like — protein MFDKENMLFLVVYIITFIFGLPANIFALYAFVKKVQQKATPVDVLLIGLTVSDLLFLVFLPIRMKEAIDHMEWNMPYFLCPLTGIIFYGTIYNSSLYLTAISVERYFGVAFPIKYKLNRKPLHAVVGSVVIWTISLAQCSIVFIMHYSDDKHNSSHVHCYEDFCDDQLKVLLPFRLQQFVLLFCVPLLICCFCYINFIRILYQLPNINPRRRYRAIGLAFGTMVVFLVCFGPYNISHLIGHITNESPKWRNYAVLTSTLNTCLDPFIYYFSSSALRGTFTQILNRFSSKLQCPSCSVYQRNTAQTLELEERTQSTNDNLDM, from the coding sequence ATGTTCGATAAGGAAAACATGCTGTTTCTTGTGGTGTACATCATCACATTCATCTTCGGGCTGCCAGCCAACATCTTTGCCCTCTATGCCTTCGTCAAGAAGGTGCAGCAAAAGGCAACACCTGTGGACGTGCTACTGATTGGCCTCACTGTGTCCGATCTGCTCTTCCTGGTCTTCCTCCCCATAAGGATGAAGGAGGCCATCGACCACATGGAGTGGAACATGCCCTACTTCCTGTGCCCTTTGACAGGGATAATCTTCTATGGCACCATCTACAACAGCAGCCTGTACCTCACTGCCATAAGTGTTGAGCGCTACTTTGGAGTTGCCTTTCCCATCAAGTACAAACTAAACAGAAAGCCTCTGCATGCAGTGGTGGGCAGCGTCGTCATTTGGACCATCTCCTTGGCACAGTGTAGCATTGTCTTCATTATGCACTACTCTGATGACAAGCATAATAGCAGCCACGTGCATTGCTACGAAGACTTCTGCGATGATCAGCTAAAGGTACTACTGCCATTTCGCCTGCAGCAGTTTGTCCTCCTCTTCTGCGTGCCGCTTCTCATCTGCTGCTTCTGCTACATCAACTTCATCCGCATCCTCTACCAGCTGCCCAACATCAACCCCCGGCGACGTTACAGAGCCATCGGGCTAGCCTTCGGCACCATGGTGGTCTTTCTCGTCTGCTTCGGCCCCTATAACATCTCCCACCTTATAGGCCACATCACCAACGAGAGTCCGAAATGGCGCAACTATGCCGTGCTCACCAGCACCTTGaacacctgccttgaccccttCATCTACTACTTCTCCTCCTCGGCCCTGAGGGGGACGTTCACACAAATCCTCAACAGGTTCAGCTCCAAGCTGCAGTGCCCCTCCTGCAGTGTGTACCAGCGGAACACTGCCCAAACGTTAGAACTGGAGGAGCGCACACAAAGCACCAATGATAATCTAGACATGTAA
- the LOC134082238 gene encoding stonustoxin subunit alpha-like — translation MYADFLIPALGRPLHPGMLYNARNDTVIPGLKLWDDADMQKVLRVRGQQNTSFNVTASDSLSKKSKLLDVHASLKASFMSGFVSVEGSAHYLKDRTTSRHQCRVTLQYKETTVFQELLTLEMDIKHPEVFDKNEATHVVTAVLYGAEAFMVFDQMAEDILKKQEILGELKVSVNKIPQLEISGSGKVVINDKEQQKVKQFKCTFHGDFKLKENPSTYEEAAIVYKSLPKMLGQKGEAAVPIKVWLYPLKNINPKAAQLIRQVNSTLVAAFEAAMEDLHQAQTRVHDLIKVSKLIPLAEITTKLEVFQMKLRGYTVVLKRKVLDVLPEIRGGTVEETAFEDIMKFHHESSFTKKVMTEWLDEKETEMGIVSSYVHLMSGIPVVPPGPNLHKVLYYPKLDAVAMFSFTLLEYAEPYLANLDECLRCEKFIKMDDVKVAMEKSFVKNTVPWYEHPEAIPAMRTCLNHFFLVKARCDKNSLHTALISFVSDSSYPGSSIRVYRNGKCVNPHYKPSNTQKESGRDINDGGRSKADGAHDPGDDQFGQNPIPDHQIGQNLDPPDRISGSQNPSKTTSTKKEFWCP, via the exons ATGTATGCAGATTTTCTAATACCAGCCCTGGGGAGGCCCCTGCACCCTGGTATGCTGTATAATGCTCGCAATGACACAGTTATTCCAG GACTGAAGCTGTGGGATGATGCAGACATGCAAAAGGTGCTGAGGGTCAGGGGGCAGCAGAACACCAGCTTTAACGTGACGGCGTCCGACTCCTTGTCCAAGAAATCCAAACTGCTTGATGTCCACGCAAGCCTGAAGGCCAGCTTCATGTCTGGCTTTGTGAGTGTGGAAGGGAGCGCCCATTACCTGAAGGACAGGACCACGTCCAGGCACCAGTGCAGGGTCACTCTGCAATACAAAGAGACCACTGTGTTCCAGGAGCTCCTGACGCTGGAGATGGACATCAAACACCCAGAGGTCTTCGACAAGAATGAGGCCACGCATGTCGTCACGGCGGTGCTTTACGGGGCAGAGGCCTTCATGGTGTTTGACCAGATGGCCGAGGACATCCTTAAAAAGCAAGAGATCCTAGGTGAGCTGAAAGTCTCTGTCAACAAAATACCACAGCTTGAAATCTCAGGTTCGGGCAAGGTGGTCATCAACGATAAGGAGCAGCAGAAGGTAAAGCAGTTCAAATGTACTTTCCATGGTGACTTCAAGCTGAAAGAAAACCCGTCTACCTATGAAGAAGCTGCCATTGTGTACAAGAGTTTACCAAAAATGCTTGGCCAGAAAGGGGAGGCCGCGGTACCCATCAAAGTCTGGCTGTACCCTCTGAAGAACATAAATCCTAAGGCTGCCCAGCTGATTCGTCAGGTGAACTCGACTCTGGTGGCTGCCTTCGAAGCTGCGATGGAGGATCTTCACCAAGCACAGACCCGAGTCCATGACCTGATAAAGGTGAGCAAACTCATTCCATTGGCTGAGATCACGACAAAACTGGAGGTTTTTCAAATGAAGCTGAGAGGATACACTGTGGTGCTGAAGAGGAAAGTGCTCGATGTGCTGCCAGAAATCAGGGGTGGCACCGTGGAGGAGACCGCCTTTGAAGATATCATGAAGTTCCACCATGAATCCTCTTTCACTAAGAAAGTCATGACAGAGTGGCTAGATGAAAAAGAAACTGAGATGGGCATCGTGTCCTCTTATGTCCACCTCATGAGTGGCATACCAGTCGTGCCCCCAGGGCCCAATCTGCACAAAGTCCTTTACTACCCAAAGCTTGATGCCGTTGCCATGTTCAGCTTCACCTTGCTCGAGTATGCTGAGCCGTATCTGGCCAACCTCGATGAGTGCCTCCGCTGTGAGAAGTTCATAAAGATGGACGACGTGAAGGTTGCGATGGAGAAATCATTTGTGAAGAACACCGTGCCATGGTATGAGCATCCCGAGGCCATCCCTGCCATGCGAACGTGCCTGAATCACTTTTTCCTGGTGAAGGCCCGCTGCGACAAAAACTCCCTGCACACTGCTCTGATCAGCTTTGTGTCAGATTCCTCTTACCCAGGATCCTCCATCCGCGTGTATAGGAACGGGAAGTGTGTGAATCCGCATTATAaaccttcaaacacacagaaggAGTCGGGAAGAGACATCAACGATGGCGGTCGCTCAAAAGCAGATGGAGCCCATGACCCAGGAGACGACCAGTTTGGGCAGAATCCCATACCTGATCATCAGATTGGACAAAACTTGGATCCCCCTGACAGAATCAGTGGATCCCAAAACCCATCCAAAACCACCTCAACCAAAAAAG AGTTCTGGTGTCCATAG